Proteins from one Nitrobacteraceae bacterium AZCC 2146 genomic window:
- a CDS encoding microcystin degradation protein MlrC (product_source=COG5476; cog=COG5476; pfam=PF07171,PF07364), whose protein sequence is MARIAVGGVHHETNSFIPSRTDFAYFASHRDRPPLVRGPEVLKWLTNTSFGLSGFLDAMADMHDIVPLLWTSGGAGGVVTRDAFERITAELVGSLSREMPVDAVYLDLHGAMVTEDFEDGEGELLRRLRAALGPHVPIVISLDYHANVTPQMVECTDGLVGYYTYPHVDRERTGRRAAKVLSTILERGQPSGRALRKIPFLIPLNFQSTLVQPSKRIVESSERAEGGDVLNVSYLAGFPPADLFDCGPSVIVHAYSQELADLRADALAEEIIAVEAEFLQPLYNVKEGVRKAIGIAATASRPVILADTQDNPGCGGTADTTGVLDELIRQGATKAVVGILCDPEAAEAAHRAGEGNKINIALGGKYGPAGVKPYEGEFSVTRLGNGQIVSTGSTIRGRKMELGKMALLTIGGVSVVVSSKRMQAYDPGLFRHLGVEPMELKILALKSAVHFRADFEPISEEVLVVLAPGGHIVDPAQYPYQRLRAGVRLGPLGPRSCGGSAKTG, encoded by the coding sequence ATGGCGAGAATCGCAGTCGGCGGTGTCCATCATGAAACGAATTCCTTCATTCCCTCGCGAACCGACTTTGCTTATTTCGCAAGCCATCGAGATCGGCCGCCGCTCGTTCGCGGACCCGAGGTCCTTAAGTGGCTGACCAATACAAGTTTTGGGTTGTCCGGATTTCTTGATGCGATGGCGGACATGCACGACATTGTTCCGTTGCTGTGGACCAGCGGCGGGGCAGGTGGCGTTGTCACACGGGATGCGTTTGAGCGGATTACGGCGGAGCTGGTCGGTTCCCTGTCGCGGGAAATGCCCGTCGACGCGGTATATCTCGATTTGCACGGCGCGATGGTCACGGAAGATTTCGAGGACGGCGAAGGCGAATTGCTACGGCGGCTTCGGGCCGCACTGGGACCTCATGTCCCCATCGTCATCAGCCTCGACTACCATGCCAACGTCACGCCTCAGATGGTCGAGTGCACGGATGGCCTGGTTGGATATTATACCTATCCTCATGTGGATCGTGAAAGAACCGGCCGTCGGGCTGCCAAGGTGCTGTCGACCATCCTTGAACGAGGGCAGCCAAGCGGACGCGCGCTCCGGAAAATTCCATTTTTGATACCACTCAATTTCCAGAGCACTCTGGTCCAGCCCTCAAAACGAATCGTGGAAAGCTCTGAGCGCGCTGAGGGTGGAGATGTTCTGAACGTCTCGTATCTGGCCGGCTTCCCGCCGGCAGATCTGTTCGATTGTGGGCCCTCGGTGATCGTTCACGCATATTCGCAAGAACTGGCTGACCTTCGTGCCGACGCGCTGGCGGAGGAAATCATCGCCGTTGAGGCCGAATTCCTGCAGCCGCTCTACAACGTGAAAGAAGGCGTCAGAAAAGCCATCGGCATCGCAGCGACCGCGAGTCGCCCCGTTATTTTGGCCGATACGCAGGATAATCCTGGATGCGGCGGTACTGCCGATACGACCGGCGTACTTGACGAACTCATTCGACAGGGCGCTACGAAGGCGGTTGTCGGAATTTTATGCGATCCCGAAGCCGCGGAAGCGGCCCATCGTGCGGGCGAAGGGAACAAAATCAATATCGCTCTGGGTGGAAAATATGGACCGGCTGGTGTGAAGCCGTATGAGGGCGAGTTTTCTGTAACTCGGCTTGGCAATGGCCAGATCGTTTCCACCGGCTCGACAATTCGGGGCCGCAAGATGGAACTGGGAAAGATGGCGCTCCTGACCATTGGCGGCGTCAGCGTCGTCGTCAGCAGCAAGCGCATGCAGGCGTATGATCCCGGGTTATTCAGGCATTTGGGTGTCGAACCTATGGAGCTAAAGATCCTGGCGCTCAAAAGCGCGGTTCATTTCCGCGCGGACTTCGAACCGATATCCGAAGAGGTCCTGGTGGTGCTCGCGCCGGGAGGACATATCGTCGATCCCGCACAATATCCTTATCAGCGTTTGCGTGCCGGCGTTCGGCTTGGTCCGCTTGGTCCGAGATCGTGTGGGGGGTCGGCCAAAACGGGCTGA
- a CDS encoding DNA-binding GntR family transcriptional regulator (product_source=COG1802; cath_funfam=1.10.10.10; cog=COG1802; ko=KO:K23466; pfam=PF00392,PF07729; smart=SM00345,SM00895; superfamily=46785), giving the protein MAGSVLRITDAPALLRDQALERLRDAIISGHFAPGTRLIERELCEQMGVSRTSIREVLRGLEAEHLITIEPRRGPIVARLTRKQVAEIYDVRALLESAVVRIFTQKASDEEMAHLRALYDVLYIIRRSGDVAAIARAAAEFSGYMLKIAEHELISDLHRKLTARMSALRGVSISQPGRLEQAAGELATIMSAIERRDAESAARCFATYVRNAGEAALARIDAGPLPSHVPMRDAPA; this is encoded by the coding sequence ATGGCAGGAAGCGTTCTTCGGATTACCGATGCGCCTGCGCTTCTGCGCGATCAGGCCTTGGAGCGCCTGCGCGACGCGATCATCAGCGGTCACTTTGCGCCAGGCACGCGCCTGATCGAGCGAGAGCTCTGCGAGCAGATGGGCGTGAGCAGAACCTCAATACGTGAGGTGCTTCGCGGTCTCGAAGCCGAGCACCTGATCACGATCGAGCCGCGGCGTGGTCCGATCGTGGCTCGCCTGACGCGTAAACAGGTTGCGGAAATCTATGACGTTCGCGCCTTGCTCGAGAGCGCTGTGGTGCGCATCTTCACGCAAAAAGCGAGCGATGAAGAAATGGCGCACCTTCGCGCGCTGTACGATGTGCTTTACATCATACGTCGCAGCGGTGACGTTGCCGCCATTGCGAGGGCTGCGGCGGAATTCAGCGGATACATGCTGAAAATCGCGGAGCACGAATTGATCAGCGACCTTCATCGGAAGCTGACCGCTCGCATGAGCGCTTTGCGCGGCGTCTCCATTTCGCAACCGGGGCGACTTGAGCAGGCGGCGGGAGAGCTCGCGACCATCATGAGCGCCATCGAACGACGCGACGCTGAGTCAGCCGCTCGATGTTTTGCGACTTATGTCCGGAATGCAGGCGAAGCCGCCCTGGCCCGTATCGATGCGGGGCCATTGCCGTCGCATGTTCCGATGCGCGACGCGCCTGCGTAA
- a CDS encoding hypothetical protein (product_source=Hypo-rule applied; cath_funfam=3.40.630.10,3.50.30.30; pfam=PF02225,PF04389; superfamily=53187): MTMSEITVVDEVSAERVRSHVETIVREIPHRAAGSANGKRMAEYSHAAMSAIGLTDVAIKELQAIVSFPEHADFRVEAPVETSFEANTLGHSVKTGPEGVRGEVVDVGSGALSNYAGKDARGKIILTELSYSPARHEKQRIAANQGAIGAVMMNWGHPENQAVPFGSVKPMWGNPTPENAETEMPTIPCIGIARAAGLELRKLVGQGPVTVRMQTHVENGWRPVQITVARLPAPASSPEHDDFVLVGGHQDSWPGEAATDNAAGNACQMELARVFSKYRDKMRRGLTFGFWTAHETGTMAGSTWFADRNWDNLRKNCVAYLQIDQPACIGTTEWATSSNPELRSFHSAIETRLLNKKIRWERQAKSGDSSFFGLGIPSFQGRGAFTDAELKSTAHATLGWWHHSIENRLDKLDWSLMQEHLRVYTAYLWELTTAPILPFRFAPVSKQISDRLEELHVAGKSVGLETAQDDATRFTNAVVRLDSRAAQEAEQFAGSRGSEQAALLINRTIKRLSRILVPLQSSSVGRYGHDTYGFTPQTTMIPCLYDLQQLDQLPDGEQRWMLETKMVRARNRVSDALQDSTDLIDEMFARLK, translated from the coding sequence ATGACGATGAGCGAAATAACCGTTGTCGATGAAGTCTCAGCCGAGCGTGTTCGCAGCCACGTCGAAACGATTGTTCGCGAGATTCCGCATCGGGCGGCTGGTAGCGCCAATGGCAAGCGAATGGCGGAATACAGTCACGCCGCGATGTCCGCGATCGGCCTGACCGACGTCGCCATCAAAGAATTGCAGGCGATCGTTTCATTTCCGGAACACGCCGATTTTCGTGTCGAGGCCCCGGTCGAAACCAGCTTCGAGGCCAACACCTTAGGACACAGCGTCAAAACAGGGCCTGAAGGAGTTCGTGGCGAAGTCGTCGATGTCGGCAGCGGTGCGCTGTCGAACTACGCCGGCAAGGATGCACGCGGCAAAATAATTCTCACCGAGCTTTCCTATTCCCCGGCGCGGCATGAAAAACAAAGGATTGCCGCGAACCAGGGCGCGATCGGCGCGGTAATGATGAACTGGGGACATCCTGAAAACCAGGCCGTCCCGTTCGGCTCGGTGAAGCCGATGTGGGGCAATCCTACTCCCGAGAATGCCGAGACCGAGATGCCGACAATTCCGTGCATCGGTATAGCGCGGGCGGCCGGTCTCGAGTTGCGCAAGCTCGTGGGCCAAGGGCCCGTGACAGTCCGGATGCAAACCCACGTCGAAAACGGTTGGCGTCCGGTTCAGATCACCGTCGCGCGGCTGCCCGCACCTGCAAGCTCTCCCGAACATGATGACTTCGTCCTGGTCGGTGGACATCAGGACAGCTGGCCGGGGGAAGCCGCGACCGACAATGCCGCCGGCAACGCATGCCAGATGGAATTGGCGCGCGTATTTTCCAAGTACCGCGACAAGATGAGGCGCGGGCTGACCTTCGGCTTCTGGACCGCGCATGAAACCGGTACCATGGCGGGCTCGACATGGTTTGCAGATCGGAACTGGGACAACCTTCGCAAGAACTGCGTCGCCTACCTTCAAATTGATCAGCCGGCGTGTATCGGCACGACGGAATGGGCGACGTCTTCGAATCCGGAGCTCAGGTCTTTCCACAGTGCCATCGAGACCAGGCTTCTGAACAAGAAAATCCGGTGGGAACGACAGGCGAAGTCCGGTGATTCCAGCTTCTTCGGTCTTGGTATTCCCTCGTTCCAGGGAAGAGGAGCATTCACGGACGCCGAGTTGAAGAGCACCGCACATGCCACGCTGGGCTGGTGGCATCACTCCATCGAGAACCGTCTCGACAAGCTCGATTGGAGTCTCATGCAGGAGCACTTGCGGGTCTATACAGCCTATCTGTGGGAACTGACCACCGCTCCCATATTGCCGTTCCGATTTGCGCCGGTATCGAAGCAAATCTCCGATCGGCTCGAAGAGCTGCATGTCGCCGGCAAAAGTGTCGGCCTGGAGACGGCGCAAGATGATGCAACGCGTTTCACCAATGCCGTGGTCAGGCTGGATAGCCGGGCCGCACAGGAAGCCGAACAGTTCGCCGGCAGCCGTGGCTCGGAGCAAGCGGCACTTCTCATCAACCGCACCATCAAGCGTCTTTCACGCATCCTCGTTCCATTGCAATCCAGCTCGGTGGGTCGCTACGGACACGATACGTATGGTTTTACTCCGCAAACCACGATGATCCCGTGCCTCTACGACCTCCAGCAACTCGATCAATTGCCGGACGGTGAGCAGCGCTGGATGTTGGAAACCAAGATGGTTCGCGCTCGCAACCGGGTGTCGGACGCATTGCAGGATTCAACAGACCTGATTGACGAGATGTTCGCTCGACTAAAATAG
- a CDS encoding allantoin racemase (product_source=KO:K16841; cath_funfam=3.40.50.720; cog=COG4126; ko=KO:K16841; pfam=PF01177; superfamily=53681) encodes MAGRRRIVYQLVAPMEKTLGVAEIGRRRDYLQRHAGASTEIEVLSVPSGYASIESERDALRVAPHLLAGLQKAEADGATAGIIGCFSDPAIDAIRETVTMPIVGPGQSSIALALQLGDRYSVLTPLESGHKRMTPRLRAQGLLDRLASVRGIGVSVVDLANETSGAWQRILETSRRCIEEDGADVLVMGCMSMAFMNVDQELSTRLHVPVVNPVLAALKTAETLLDLALTHSRASWPSPPEKAYFD; translated from the coding sequence ATGGCAGGCCGCCGCCGTATTGTCTACCAGCTCGTCGCTCCGATGGAGAAGACGCTTGGCGTCGCGGAAATCGGGCGCAGGCGCGACTATTTGCAGCGGCACGCCGGCGCCAGCACCGAGATAGAGGTACTAAGCGTCCCCTCCGGCTACGCATCGATCGAAAGCGAGCGGGACGCGTTAAGAGTGGCGCCCCATCTGCTTGCAGGTCTTCAAAAGGCGGAGGCAGACGGCGCAACCGCCGGAATTATCGGCTGCTTTTCGGATCCCGCGATCGATGCCATCCGCGAAACAGTGACAATGCCGATCGTGGGACCGGGTCAATCCTCTATCGCGTTGGCATTGCAACTCGGTGACAGGTATTCCGTTTTGACGCCGCTTGAGAGCGGCCACAAACGCATGACACCTCGTTTGCGTGCTCAGGGCCTGCTCGATCGGCTTGCGTCCGTGCGCGGCATCGGCGTTTCCGTCGTCGACCTTGCAAATGAAACGAGCGGCGCTTGGCAACGCATCCTCGAAACATCCCGTCGATGCATCGAAGAAGATGGCGCGGACGTGTTGGTCATGGGCTGCATGAGCATGGCATTCATGAACGTTGATCAAGAGCTCTCGACGCGCCTCCATGTGCCGGTCGTTAACCCGGTTCTCGCGGCCTTGAAGACGGCGGAAACGTTGCTCGATCTCGCTCTAACCCATTCGCGCGCATCCTGGCCGTCTCCTCCGGAGAAGGCGTACTTCGACTAA
- a CDS encoding imidazolonepropionase-like amidohydrolase (product_source=COG1228; cath_funfam=2.30.40.10,3.20.20.140; cog=COG1228; pfam=PF01979; superfamily=51338,51556) — MFKLVRCKSLIDGTGAPAVDGACLLIEDDRIVEVGAQAAFQELPPGTEVLDLGNSYVMPGLVNAHTHLSLVPGKGNQPAQKRLPPGINVLRSVPNLLKDVYSGVTTTRIMGEENYIDIDFKKAIEGGIISGPRIITAGIALSASHSHGVGLRPADGKQEIRKLARQNLAQGADFIKLFATGGASSPSKALHSCPYSREEIAAAVEEAERAGTYVAAHAHGGTGLDLCIEEGVRTIEHGAFIHEKQLDAIIRKDLWIVGTFSILFHPEGIEGTDFSIPLIRSKVLRAREAAAETFARIIKSGANLAVGTDSVHGEMPYEMEKLVEFGASTMQAIQAATKNAARACRAEDIAGTLESGKSADFIALAKNPLDNISHLRSITDVYIRGKRFQGI, encoded by the coding sequence TTGTTCAAGCTGGTTAGATGCAAGTCCCTGATCGACGGAACCGGCGCGCCTGCCGTCGATGGCGCATGCCTGTTGATCGAGGACGATCGCATCGTCGAGGTCGGAGCCCAGGCCGCATTCCAGGAGTTGCCGCCGGGTACGGAAGTTCTAGACCTCGGCAATAGCTATGTGATGCCTGGGCTGGTCAACGCCCACACCCATCTCTCGCTGGTGCCGGGAAAGGGCAACCAGCCCGCGCAGAAGCGGCTGCCTCCCGGCATCAACGTCCTCAGAAGCGTTCCCAACCTTTTGAAGGACGTTTATTCGGGCGTCACCACCACGAGAATTATGGGTGAAGAAAACTACATCGACATCGATTTCAAGAAAGCGATCGAGGGCGGAATCATTAGCGGCCCGCGGATCATCACCGCTGGAATCGCGCTCTCGGCTTCGCACAGCCACGGCGTGGGACTGCGGCCAGCGGACGGCAAGCAGGAGATCAGGAAACTCGCGCGGCAAAACCTTGCTCAAGGCGCGGATTTCATCAAGCTTTTCGCCACCGGCGGAGCCAGCAGCCCCAGCAAGGCTCTGCATTCCTGTCCGTATTCACGCGAAGAAATTGCCGCGGCGGTCGAGGAAGCAGAACGGGCCGGCACTTACGTCGCCGCGCACGCGCATGGCGGCACGGGCCTCGATCTGTGTATCGAGGAAGGAGTGCGCACGATCGAGCACGGCGCCTTCATTCATGAGAAACAGCTCGACGCAATCATCCGCAAAGATCTGTGGATCGTCGGCACGTTCTCAATCCTGTTCCATCCGGAGGGTATCGAGGGAACGGATTTTTCAATTCCCCTGATCAGATCGAAAGTGCTGAGGGCGCGCGAAGCCGCGGCGGAAACTTTTGCAAGGATTATCAAGTCGGGAGCCAATCTGGCGGTCGGCACGGACTCCGTACATGGTGAAATGCCCTACGAAATGGAAAAGCTTGTTGAGTTTGGCGCTTCGACCATGCAGGCGATCCAGGCTGCGACAAAGAACGCAGCACGCGCCTGCAGAGCGGAAGATATAGCCGGAACATTGGAATCGGGAAAATCGGCAGACTTTATCGCGCTCGCCAAAAATCCCCTCGACAATATCTCGCATCTGAGGAGCATCACGGATGTTTACATTCGTGGAAAGCGATTTCAGGGAATTTGA
- a CDS encoding hypothetical protein (product_source=Hypo-rule applied) has protein sequence MDQVDQEMDHGSMAANKPAKRRNIPGSERDLSREADLMMDDLEIVLRCQCCVAAKTPFRIETWDSEFVPAQD, from the coding sequence ATGGACCAGGTGGATCAAGAGATGGATCATGGATCGATGGCAGCAAACAAACCAGCAAAACGGCGGAATATCCCAGGCTCGGAACGCGATCTGTCGCGAGAAGCCGACCTCATGATGGATGATCTGGAAATCGTTTTGCGGTGCCAGTGCTGTGTCGCCGCAAAGACGCCATTCAGGATCGAAACCTGGGATTCAGAATTCGTACCGGCGCAAGACTAG
- a CDS encoding MHS family proline/betaine transporter-like MFS transporter (product_source=KO:K03762; cath_funfam=1.20.1250.20; cog=COG0477; ko=KO:K03762; pfam=PF00083; superfamily=103473; tigrfam=TIGR00883; transmembrane_helix_parts=Inside_1_31,TMhelix_32_54,Outside_55_68,TMhelix_69_91,Inside_92_111,TMhelix_112_134,Outside_135_198,TMhelix_199_218,Inside_219_252,TMhelix_253_275,Outside_276_287,TMhelix_288_310,Inside_311_318,TMhelix_319_338,Outside_339_347,TMhelix_348_370,Inside_371_382,TMhelix_383_405,Outside_406_414,TMhelix_415_432,Inside_433_444): protein MTAEHAESYNAADLTIATEKPAERRRAIVASAIGNFLELFDFAIYGFLAIPLGAHFFPSTDPLISLLSSFATFGVGFIMRPVGAVVIGIYGDRKGRKAALSLTIVMMAAATGVVGLLPSYASIGIAAPILLVLCRMVQGFATGGEWGGAAAFLVEHSPDKQRGLVSSLQQIGNHLGGVVGSGLVAALTFSVAHSDYMSWGWRIPFLIGFLVGPLGYYLRTRVADTPTFRQAVVERRVERTPLRTAFTQFRPRILAATLISIIGTTTNFTFTIYLMNYAIQQQHLPADLALLSLTLSHTLLIFGLPVVGWLSDKVGRKPLMLIMSFGFVVASYPMFRAITDAPSILTLFIVQFSYSLLQVFYTGTIAPVLAELFPTRVRFTGLSVSYGLAVTFFGGTAPFVATLLVKQTGNPVSPAFYIMALALVSGVAMLMTRDRTNIDLDDER from the coding sequence ATGACCGCCGAACATGCCGAGAGTTACAACGCGGCAGATCTCACGATCGCAACCGAGAAACCCGCCGAAAGACGGCGGGCGATCGTTGCATCCGCAATCGGAAATTTCCTGGAATTGTTTGATTTCGCGATCTACGGATTTCTCGCCATACCACTTGGGGCACACTTCTTCCCTTCTACCGATCCTTTGATTTCGCTACTGAGCAGCTTTGCCACGTTCGGCGTGGGTTTCATCATGCGACCGGTGGGCGCGGTCGTTATCGGCATCTACGGCGACCGCAAGGGACGCAAGGCGGCGCTCTCGCTCACGATCGTCATGATGGCGGCGGCCACCGGCGTCGTGGGTCTCTTGCCCTCCTATGCAAGCATCGGCATTGCCGCGCCAATTCTGCTCGTTCTTTGTCGAATGGTGCAGGGCTTTGCGACCGGCGGCGAATGGGGCGGCGCAGCGGCCTTCCTGGTAGAGCATTCCCCAGACAAGCAACGAGGGCTGGTCAGCAGCCTTCAGCAGATCGGCAATCACCTGGGCGGCGTAGTTGGTTCAGGGCTGGTCGCGGCCCTGACGTTTTCGGTCGCTCATTCAGATTACATGTCCTGGGGCTGGCGAATCCCGTTCCTGATCGGATTTCTGGTCGGGCCGCTGGGATATTATCTGCGTACCCGCGTCGCCGATACGCCGACCTTCCGCCAGGCGGTCGTCGAAAGACGCGTCGAACGCACTCCCCTGAGAACAGCCTTTACGCAATTCCGACCGCGCATCCTGGCAGCGACGTTGATCAGCATTATCGGGACAACAACAAACTTCACCTTTACAATTTACCTGATGAACTACGCCATCCAGCAGCAGCACCTGCCCGCCGATCTGGCGTTGCTGTCGCTGACCTTATCGCACACCTTGCTGATTTTCGGGCTACCGGTCGTTGGCTGGCTGTCGGACAAGGTCGGACGAAAGCCTCTGATGCTCATCATGAGTTTCGGCTTCGTTGTTGCGAGCTACCCCATGTTCCGCGCCATCACGGACGCACCCAGTATACTTACATTATTCATCGTGCAGTTTTCGTACTCATTGCTCCAGGTCTTCTATACGGGAACCATAGCACCGGTATTGGCTGAGCTGTTTCCGACGCGCGTGAGGTTCACCGGTCTCTCTGTAAGTTACGGCCTGGCGGTCACTTTCTTTGGCGGAACGGCGCCATTTGTGGCCACTCTTCTTGTCAAGCAAACCGGCAATCCGGTTTCGCCGGCGTTTTACATAATGGCTTTGGCGTTGGTGAGTGGCGTCGCCATGCTGATGACTCGCGACCGCACGAATATCGATCTGGATGATGAACGATGA
- a CDS encoding hypothetical protein (product_source=Hypo-rule applied; superfamily=53098), whose protein sequence is MQGRDLIFVGDSGFAVHALAAALPDRATLITRLRLDASLFAPPDQRHEHTLGRPAQKGMPLPKLRMVPNNPRTSWQRVIASIWYGRQTDKCFDITSGTGLWYRRGTAPRPIRWVLVRDPTGRREPQAFMSTNTDLDPTQIIAVFVRRWQIEVTFGETRAHLGVETQRQWNDNAIMRTTPSLLALYSLVTLWAGDLLGQNTQPYAAAWYKKTEFTFSDAIGAVRLVLWSDDLYRHCPSNPDMHKIPPSRLFRMALALCFAA, encoded by the coding sequence TTGCAGGGACGCGATCTGATCTTTGTCGGCGACAGCGGCTTTGCTGTTCACGCATTGGCGGCGGCACTGCCCGACCGGGCCACCCTCATCACACGCCTGCGCCTGGATGCCAGTCTCTTTGCTCCGCCAGATCAGCGACACGAACACACTCTTGGGCGGCCTGCACAAAAAGGCATGCCATTGCCCAAACTCAGGATGGTGCCTAACAATCCCAGGACCTCCTGGCAGCGCGTCATCGCATCAATCTGGTATGGCAGACAAACCGATAAATGCTTCGATATCACGTCAGGTACTGGCTTGTGGTATCGACGGGGAACGGCGCCAAGGCCAATTCGCTGGGTGCTGGTTCGAGACCCAACCGGCCGCCGGGAACCCCAGGCGTTTATGAGCACCAATACCGACCTTGACCCGACCCAGATCATCGCCGTCTTTGTTCGACGCTGGCAAATTGAAGTGACGTTCGGCGAGACACGCGCTCATCTTGGGGTGGAGACCCAACGCCAGTGGAATGATAACGCCATCATGCGCACGACGCCTTCGCTCCTGGCGCTCTATAGTCTCGTGACGCTGTGGGCCGGTGATCTCCTCGGCCAAAACACTCAGCCCTACGCAGCGGCATGGTACAAGAAAACAGAATTCACATTCTCAGACGCGATCGGCGCAGTTCGCCTCGTTCTGTGGAGCGACGATCTTTATCGACACTGCCCGTCAAACCCGGACATGCATAAAATACCTCCCAGCCGTCTGTTCCGAATGGCTCTGGCCCTTTGCTTCGCCGCATAA
- a CDS encoding hypothetical protein (product_source=Hypo-rule applied; superfamily=52210) yields the protein MKWFRRHIRHGSRLALFALAVQMVLSFGHFHPIEVVQAAGLRADVASPATPAVASKAAVSSPQQRPPSHPGSDSNDYCEICADLELAGTALFSTPPVLELPQAIALLYEATDAEFVHLNSARVAFQPRAPPIS from the coding sequence ATGAAGTGGTTTCGCAGACACATCAGACACGGATCCCGGCTGGCGCTGTTCGCGCTGGCGGTCCAGATGGTGCTGTCGTTCGGACATTTTCATCCGATCGAGGTGGTGCAGGCGGCCGGACTTCGGGCTGACGTCGCCTCCCCCGCGACGCCGGCGGTCGCTTCAAAGGCGGCTGTAAGCTCCCCGCAGCAGCGGCCACCTTCCCACCCCGGCTCGGATTCCAACGACTACTGCGAGATCTGCGCCGACCTGGAGCTGGCCGGCACCGCATTGTTCTCCACGCCGCCGGTGCTCGAACTGCCGCAGGCCATTGCACTTCTGTACGAGGCGACCGACGCCGAATTCGTCCATCTCAATTCCGCCCGCGTCGCGTTCCAGCCCCGCGCGCCCCCGATCTCCTGA